The DNA sequence AACAATTTCAGTAAAATTTTTAAATATGTTCCGATAACCAATCCTACTAAATAAAGTATATGAAGAAGATAAAGAATATTGTAATAGTTTTGTTCGTACTTATTATTAGTTTTATGCTAATAAAAAAGTTAATTTTTTATTGGAATTATGTGTGGTTTAAGGAAGAAAGACAAGAAAAAATTTGGAATGAAAGAGTAAATAATAAAAATAGTCGCAAAAAAATAGAAAACAAAATATATACTGAGCAAGATAAAAAATAATTTAGATGAAAACACATCTGCTAATTTAATAGATAACCCGATCTCGCAGATTTGTAATCCGTGAGCAATGATAAATAACCCTCGCTTTGCGAGGGTTTTGTGTTTTATAGAGCGACATTTTGCTTTACAAAATCTTTAAATTTTTTCTGGTTAATAAAAGTATCAATCATTTTAAAAACCATAGATCTTTCATCGGGTTCAAGTTCCTGTATTGGTTTTACCTGTTTGGCAAAAGAAAACATTGTATGCTAAACTTCAACTATCTTCTTTGACATTAATTGTTTTTATTTTTTTCAATTGAAAATAAAAACAGTCATAGATATATTTTTACTTTAAATCGATTAACAAAAGGAAAAGCTGATAATACTAACATTAATCTCATTCATAAATGTGATATAAAATATGTAGTTTTGCTATACTTTAAAAAATTAATAACAATAACTCAAATATAGACGCTAAGTATGAAGAAATTCTACCTAGGGGCATTATCATTATGCTCCGTCTTGAGCGTATCTGCTCAAGAAGTGATCTGGCAGAAAGATATTAAATCCTCGACACAGGATTTTCTTTCACAAGTCACTACAACTTTCGACCAGCAGTATCTGGTCTCAGGAAGCTCGATTCAATCGAAGAAACTTTCTACAGAAAACAAACAAAATAATGGCTACGATTTTCATTTGATTAAATTTAACCAGCAGGGAGAAGAGGTCTGGGAAAAGTATTTTTCAGGAAATAACCATGATTTTCTATCTGCAACAGTCAATACCCAAGAAGGAGGATTTCTTTTAGCAGGTTCTTCTTACAGTGGGAAGGCACAGGATAAAAAAGAAGAATCTAAAGGCGGATCTGATATCTGGCTCATAAGAATCAATGAATTTGGTGATGAAATGTGGCAGAAAACTATTGGTGGAATTTCTGATGAAGAAGCAAGATCTGTTATTCAAACTACAGATTTAGGATTTTTTGTTGCTGGAAATGTTCAAAACTCGATAAAAAGTTACGGATCTAAAGATGTTCTGATTGTAAGACTGGATAAAAATGGTAAAGAATTATCACAAATCATTTTAGGTGGAAAAGGACTTGATGAAGTTGAGAAAATAATTCCTACAAAAGATGGAGGAGCTTTATTGGGAGCCTATTCAAGAAGCAATGCAGGAGGGACAAAGAAAACTGAAAACTTTGGAGAAGGAGATTACTGGATCATTAAACTTTCAAAAGAGGGAAAAGTAGAATGGGAAAAGAATTTCGGAGGAAAGGGAGATGATCATCTAAAAACACTTTCCTTAACATCAACAGGATATTTAATTGGCGGGGAATCAGGATCAGAAAGGTCAGGAAATAAAACTGTCGGAATCGAAGAAGGAACAGATTTGTGGCTTCTTTCTTTAAATGAAAGAGGTGAAGAAATCTGGCAGAAATCATTCAATTTTAAAAACAGAGATGTTTTAATGGGAATGAGCGTTTTGCATTCTTCAGATGAAAAGTCTTCAAAAGGAATTTTACTCGGAGGTTATACTCAGGCTCAAGGAAGAATTGAAAAGGATGATGAGTCGTTCTGGATGCTGTACTTGGATTATAATGGTAATGAACAGTGGAGAAAGTATATAAAAGGAGAATCCAGAAAGAAGGAAGAAAGGCTTTCCGATTTAAAGGTCAACAGAGATGGTTCCATTATTCTGGCAGGAACGAGCGCAGAGGAATTAGGTGAAGAGAATTGGAAGATTGTAAAGCTGGGAGACAAGCAGGTTGATCAGTTAATCGAGAGGTATGATATCAAGATCTATCCAAACCCAGTTTCCGATTATGCCTATGTAGAAATTGGCTTTGATTTCAAGGAAGCGGATATTACGATGTATGATATGGCGGGAAGACAGCTTCAACAAATCAAAACTAAGAACAGGGTCACCAAGATCAATACACAGCCTTTGATACAGGGAG is a window from the Chryseobacterium sp. T16E-39 genome containing:
- a CDS encoding T9SS type A sorting domain-containing protein produces the protein MKKFYLGALSLCSVLSVSAQEVIWQKDIKSSTQDFLSQVTTTFDQQYLVSGSSIQSKKLSTENKQNNGYDFHLIKFNQQGEEVWEKYFSGNNHDFLSATVNTQEGGFLLAGSSYSGKAQDKKEESKGGSDIWLIRINEFGDEMWQKTIGGISDEEARSVIQTTDLGFFVAGNVQNSIKSYGSKDVLIVRLDKNGKELSQIILGGKGLDEVEKIIPTKDGGALLGAYSRSNAGGTKKTENFGEGDYWIIKLSKEGKVEWEKNFGGKGDDHLKTLSLTSTGYLIGGESGSERSGNKTVGIEEGTDLWLLSLNERGEEIWQKSFNFKNRDVLMGMSVLHSSDEKSSKGILLGGYTQAQGRIEKDDESFWMLYLDYNGNEQWRKYIKGESRKKEERLSDLKVNRDGSIILAGTSAEELGEENWKIVKLGDKQVDQLIERYDIKIYPNPVSDYAYVEIGFDFKEADITMYDMAGRQLQQIKTKNRVTKINTQPLIQGAYLITIKTDTNKTANAKIIKQ